The Pseudomonas rhizosphaerae genomic sequence TGAATTACCTATCGGTAGCCCTTTGCCATTCTTTAGGTGTAACGCCTGTCCAGCCAGCCCATCGGACTCCGTGAAAATCCCCTCAAAAAAGCGTTAACGCTTCGTGAAACTCTTGTTAGGATACGCGCCACTGAGACACATTCTCAGTTGCCAGGGAGGCGCTTCATTGACCTCTTCTATTCCCGGAACTGCTCCCATGGCCCTTCGTTTTCCTTCTCGCCCTACCCTTCTGGCGGTGTGCTGCTCACTGAGCCTCGGCGCCCACGGGGCAGACGCTCTCGTGTTGGACGCTACCTCGATCGATGCGCAAACCACCAAGGCTGCCAAAGGCGCTTCGCCTGATGTGTTTGCCGGTGGGCAGGTGGCGCGCGGTGGGCAGATGGGTGTGCTGGGCAACCAGGACAACATGGATGTGCCGTTTACCCTGACCAGCTACACCTCGAAGCTGATCGAGGATCAGCAGGCGGAGGACGTCGGCGATGTGCTGCTGAATGATCCGTCGGTGCGGCAGTCGTTCGGGTTCGGTAACCAGGCGCAGGTGCTCGTGATTCGTGGTTTGCCGCTGTCCAGTGATGACATTTCCTACAACGGTTTGTATGGGGTGTTGCCGCGGCAGATCATTTCCACCGATGCGGTGGAGCGGGTCGAGGTGTTCAAGGGGCCGAACGCGTTTATCAATGGCGTGAGCCCGACGGGGACCGGGTTGGGCGGCAGTGTGAACCTGGTGCCCAAGCGGGCGGGCGATGAGCCCATTCGTCGCTACACGCAGGACATCAGTACGGATGGCCGTGTGGGTGAGCATCTGGATATCGGTCAGCGCTTTGGTGAGGACAATCGTTTTGGTGCGCGGGTCAATCTGGCCCAGCGTGAGGGTGATACAGCGGTCGATGACGAGTCGCAGCGCACCAAGCTGTTCACGCTGGGGCTGGATTATCGGGGTGACAATTTCCGTCTGTCCGGCGACTTTGGTTATCAGAAGCAGCGCATCAACGGGCTGCGCAACTCGGTGCGCTTCGGCACGATCACACGCATTCCGCGGGCGCCGGATGCCAGCCACAACTACGGTCAGGATTGGACGTACAGCCAGACCGAAGACACGTTCGGCATGTTGCGTGGCGAATGGGATCTCAACGAGGACTGGACGGCGTACGTGGCGGGTGGTGCGAAGCACACACGGGAGAACGGTGTGTACGGCACGCCGGTGCTGACGGATTCGAATACGGGCGCGGCGACTATCAGCGGGTCGAAGATTCCCCATGACGAGGACAATGCCACGTTCATGACCGGCATCAACGGCAACCTGCAGACGGGGCCGGTGAGTCATCAGATCAGC encodes the following:
- a CDS encoding TonB-dependent receptor — its product is MALRFPSRPTLLAVCCSLSLGAHGADALVLDATSIDAQTTKAAKGASPDVFAGGQVARGGQMGVLGNQDNMDVPFTLTSYTSKLIEDQQAEDVGDVLLNDPSVRQSFGFGNQAQVLVIRGLPLSSDDISYNGLYGVLPRQIISTDAVERVEVFKGPNAFINGVSPTGTGLGGSVNLVPKRAGDEPIRRYTQDISTDGRVGEHLDIGQRFGEDNRFGARVNLAQREGDTAVDDESQRTKLFTLGLDYRGDNFRLSGDFGYQKQRINGLRNSVRFGTITRIPRAPDASHNYGQDWTYSQTEDTFGMLRGEWDLNEDWTAYVAGGAKHTRENGVYGTPVLTDSNTGAATISGSKIPHDEDNATFMTGINGNLQTGPVSHQISVGASSIWTEQRNAYEFYLPTGTTNIYNTGPLAKPTAVNFAAGDMSDPGITGKTRNRSLAVSDTLGFFDDTLLVTAGLRRQQLLVQNYAYESTTGVGGSRTSMYDEAITTPVYGIVYKPVESVSLFANRIEGLAAGPTASGQVVNVGEAFPPGRTKQVEAGIKLDKQSWGATLAAFRIERPTDGYTQSFATAGGGSVDVYVRDGKQVNRGVELSVFGEPVEGLRLMAGGTRLQSELEDTRGGLNDGNHAVGVPTFQLNATVDWDVPGLNGLALNARALRTGGQYADPANTLSLPTWNRFDAGARYTFKVERKAVTLRMNVENITDKNYWASANGGYLTQGEPRLVKFSGTVDF